CATTTCAATCTGAGTTTGTCCTGCAGGGTGCATCCCGCTGGTTCCATGGCTTTTCTCACCAATGTCACCATCCTGCTGGTCCTGGCTTGCATTTCCCATCACGTGATGCTGAGCAGCTGCCAGAAGAGCAATGGACGGACGGGAAGAAGGGTGgacaaaaagcaacacaagGACAAACCGGGTCAAGCTGCACAGCCCATGAAGGGGAAACTGGTCACTAAGGACAAGTCAGAATGCACCTGGACGGCAACAGGTGAAGACCCCGTGGTTATTGGAGTCAGCTGCAGGAAGGGGAGGGAGAGCTTCGGCTGCCAGTACGCCGGCAGGCCGACCGTCTGTCCCCGGTACGCTTCTAGTTTCAAACTTTTCTGGAAGCAGATGGCCAGGGCGCTGAGGAAGCAGGAGAATCTGTGCCGGGACAGCAAAGCTTCTGTCCGGGTGGGGCTGTGCAGAGGAGCCGACAGAGACGCTCATTTCAGGCTCCAGAATGAACCCTGGAGGAGCGGCCCACCTTCCACCCCACAACCTACACCAAAGCCCAGCACATCCTGCAAATCCAACCACAGGAAGTTGTCGGAGGAGCACTGCAGCACCGCCTGGAGGAGCGTTTGcaccttcttgttcactatgctGCAGGTTGATGACTGCTGAGAGAGAAGAAGGTGAACTGGAATAAACGTGTCATCAAACATCTGTAGGTTCTTGAGTCtcacatcagcatcaacagCTTTTATGTATTCCACAGCTTTTTCCACAGCTGGTTcaataaatagtttttctaCATATTGGTTGGTGCTGCACTGTAATTTGTTGATTTGAGAGAATTTTAAAATTgcttcttgaaaaaaaaacttcattgtCCTCACTGAATATGGACAGATTACTGGCCCCCTCCGTGTTTTTTGCTTTCCGTGAATTtccaaattaatttttcaaTATCCTTGATTGATAAACCAACTTTAACATCAGCACTTCTTCTTTCAGAACTTTTTTCCACATGGGGCCTCTCTTTTTCTAAATACACGTGATGAAAGTACAATACTCGATGGGAGAAAGGGCAATCTGACCTTGTTGGAAGTTGACATGGTAATCCAACCAGAGggagtgtgattttttttaaaaaaacatctcttGTCCGGCATGCTTTGGCACCGACAAGCCTGTGAATCCATATCCTCAGTGTGAAGCCGTGAAAACATCACATGCTCAACTCGTGAAATCAGTCACAAGCAGGGAAGCAAGACCAGAGGACTGGATCATGAATGATTCGAAATATACTGACATAAAACTGAAAACTGCATACGTAATGTGTAATGCGTAATGTGAATATTAAACTATatataatctaatctaatctaatctaatctaatgagGTTCCAGGACTTTGAAGGAAGTTTAGTTGGAGTGGGTACATCGTGGGCTGTTTTTGCCTCTTGCATCAGACGGTCGTATTCCTAATGACATCAGAAAATTCATCGGAGGAAGGTTTCCAATGCGCTTAGAGGAATAGAGATGATCCTAAAACACGTCCTGGCGTCAGATGTTATTAACGTGTCAGTAAAAAGAACACGTTTACATATTTAGACCAAATTCTTATTCTTTGCttgagaaaagaagaaggaaacagtctttaaaacttcttcttttttttttttttaataagaccCATCTTTCTCCACCTACTGCAGCTCGAACAGAGCTGAGGAGAGCAGCCTCGGGGCATTACCTGACTGGAGAAACAGGGAATGACTCATTTTTCTCCATAATTCCAGCTTCGTCTCTCGCTGCAACAGAACGCATTACCACAGCTCATCAGGTTGCATTCAAGGCCGCGTGGAACGTAATGACCGATGGGGATGTAGTGCGGAGGCAAGTAAAAGTAAATTAGACGGCAGTGGTGAAATATCTGCACGACAGCAGAATCCAGAAGTCCAATAAGGGGGGAAGTTTGGCTTCAAGGTGGAGTTTTAACTGCCGGCTTTGTGGTTATGCAGAattgaaatcaaataaaagcGCAGTTGCGCGTTCGTGGATCCAGATGAAGGAGCAGCTGTCAGTGTTGGAAACAAACCATGTTAAATAgtattaaaaagacattttaaagagaATAAAGACCTCATTAGCGAAATCGTTCTAAAATGGCACAACAGACTGAAGACAAATCATTTTAGCAACAACCTAAATAACCCACAGACATGGTAGCACTTCCAGAAGAAGCGGCTTTATTTGTCaatttacaacaaaaacaaaagctgagAGTTTATTCTGATCCGCTGATCCTCTATACATTTTGGGaatgctgggatttgaaccgaTGACCTTACAATGGGGAAAAAAGTACTAACCACTGTGCCCCCAGATGTTCCAAACAGGATGTAATCAACAtaaaatttaatcaaatgttcatttaaaaaaaaaaaaatcctaattagttttattttttgatgctTTATTGATCGGACCTCTTGTGCATGAAACCAACTGACCCACCGATGTACAGCCACGGAagttaaaaaacccccaaaaaaaccaaaaaaaaaacaggtgctGCGTCCAGACTGCAGGTGAATCAGATTCTaatcagattccctttcatatccaatttttatttcatttatttttatcatttgtaGCTGACTGTCCATattgtttttagcaagtgtccaagtGGAATCTTGCTCTGTTCAAACTGGAACACATTATTGGCCGACCTGACAGGTTGCCAATAATGTGTTCCAGTTTGAATTTGACCTGGCAGCGTTCAATAAAACAATGAGATACTGATTATATGTTCATGCATgtctatgtaatataaatactacatatgtgtttgtgtgcgtgagttacataggatgaCTGgtgtcactgaaaaaaaatagaagtcaATAtcggggtctccaaacttttcccttctctgatggaGGGACTGTGGACTGTACATATTTATTGTCTGCCAGAAAGCCAAACAttaccaaatattaataacccttGCCGCGATATTAACataaaaaagtcacaaaataaataataactattaatgaaataaataacactttttATGAAATAGATAATAACCAAAGAACCCTCCCAGGgatcttcacagaaaaaaaggtgTTGG
The Antennarius striatus isolate MH-2024 chromosome 10, ASM4005453v1, whole genome shotgun sequence genome window above contains:
- the LOC137602812 gene encoding fibroblast growth factor-binding protein 1-like: MAFLTNVTILLVLACISHHVMLSSCQKSNGRTGRRVDKKQHKDKPGQAAQPMKGKLVTKDKSECTWTATGEDPVVIGVSCRKGRESFGCQYAGRPTVCPRYASSFKLFWKQMARALRKQENLCRDSKASVRVGLCRGADRDAHFRLQNEPWRSGPPSTPQPTPKPSTSCKSNHRKLSEEHCSTAWRSVCTFLFTMLQVDDC